A part of Bacteroidia bacterium genomic DNA contains:
- a CDS encoding GNAT family N-acetyltransferase — MFFQNPEAIRFYEPDKPYGCFSNLSPHPIELDGHCWPTSEHYYQSRKFMETEYQLLIKNLEDPVDAWRMTRKMAEKVRADWDELKEVFMKKVLLAKALQHKIVRETLRSTQNLPIIEEAADDPYWGTGEDGKGKNRLGVLWMEVREMMPEYFPMKNVDFHSDIILENQRVRIRPITISDAELLEPVVLASPNLTPYSPTPIHNLEDLIQNIEVSLLGKQNGNHYPFIIFDKHTNQYAGCTSFGNISNKDRRLEIGWTWLGNVFQRTGLNRHCKFLLLSYAFEELEFERVELKTDARNHKSRTAIEAIGAKYEGALRSHTLMSDGYRRDTVYYSILKEEWPTVKSTVFAGYE; from the coding sequence ATGTTTTTCCAAAACCCGGAAGCTATCCGGTTTTATGAACCGGACAAACCGTATGGTTGCTTTTCCAATCTTTCTCCGCATCCGATTGAATTGGATGGGCATTGCTGGCCAACATCCGAACATTATTATCAGAGCAGGAAGTTTATGGAGACAGAGTACCAACTCCTGATCAAAAATCTCGAAGACCCTGTCGATGCCTGGCGAATGACCCGAAAGATGGCCGAAAAAGTACGGGCTGACTGGGATGAGCTGAAAGAAGTTTTTATGAAGAAGGTACTGCTTGCAAAAGCTCTTCAACATAAAATCGTTCGGGAAACTCTCCGCTCAACCCAAAATTTGCCAATCATCGAAGAAGCTGCGGATGATCCTTACTGGGGAACAGGAGAAGACGGAAAAGGAAAAAACCGGCTGGGTGTGCTTTGGATGGAAGTGAGAGAAATGATGCCAGAATACTTCCCAATGAAAAATGTAGATTTTCATTCAGATATTATCCTTGAAAATCAGCGGGTTCGCATTCGTCCTATTACTATTTCTGATGCTGAACTGCTGGAACCTGTTGTGTTGGCCAGTCCGAATCTCACTCCCTATTCTCCAACGCCGATCCATAATCTTGAAGATCTGATTCAAAATATAGAAGTATCCCTTCTCGGAAAACAGAATGGAAACCATTATCCTTTTATTATTTTTGATAAACATACTAATCAGTATGCGGGGTGTACGAGTTTTGGCAATATTTCCAATAAAGACAGACGCCTGGAAATAGGGTGGACATGGCTGGGGAATGTCTTTCAGCGAACGGGCTTAAACCGGCATTGTAAATTTTTGTTGCTCAGCTATGCCTTTGAGGAGTTGGAATTTGAGCGGGTGGAATTAAAGACTGATGCCAGAAATCACAAATCGCGGACGGCCATAGAGGCGATTGGTGCAAAATATGAAGGTGCCCTTCGCAGCCATACACTAATGAGTGACGGCTATCGCAGAGATACCGTGTATTATTCTATTCTGAAAGAAGAATGGCCAACTGTAAAATCGACAGTCTTTGCAGGATATGAATAA
- a CDS encoding MATE family efflux transporter, with translation MANSEELGTKPIGKLLRAQAIPASVGILIMSVYGIVDSIFVGRWVGTLGLGAITVVFPISFLISSIGMSIGIGGASVISRSLGAGNREHALLTFGNQATLTLLLAVVMVIFGSLFQESLLQIFGGRGELLPYAKEYFQIILLGIPFLAWAMMTNNVIRAEGAARFAMMIMIVPAVVNIILDPIFIAGLDMGISGAAWATTISYMASALFSVWYFTRGPSELKLAVKNLWLRFSVVKEIFSIGVVTLVRQGTISVLSIVLNNALFNYGGEMGVSVYGIINRVMMFANFPVLGVTQGFLPIAGYNFGAQKRERVKELIYKAITFGTGLAFVIFLGVMFFARQIASLFTVDEQLILLSTPAIMTVFLATPTLTIQLIGSAYFQSIGKAVPALLLTMLKQGFFLIPLVLILPLFFDLNGIWYAFPIADILSASVNFWFIRGAIRQLNNPLATITS, from the coding sequence ATGGCTAATTCGGAAGAACTGGGCACAAAACCGATCGGAAAACTATTGCGTGCTCAGGCGATACCGGCTTCGGTGGGGATTCTTATTATGTCTGTTTATGGGATTGTAGACAGCATTTTTGTGGGGCGATGGGTGGGTACGTTGGGATTAGGTGCAATTACCGTGGTTTTTCCGATTTCCTTTCTGATTTCCTCCATTGGTATGTCGATAGGAATTGGCGGGGCTTCTGTGATCTCCCGCTCTTTGGGGGCGGGCAACCGAGAGCATGCTTTGCTCACTTTTGGAAACCAGGCTACGCTTACATTACTGCTTGCAGTAGTGATGGTGATTTTTGGCTCTTTATTTCAGGAAAGCCTACTTCAGATTTTTGGGGGTAGAGGAGAATTACTTCCCTACGCCAAAGAATATTTTCAAATCATTCTTCTGGGAATTCCATTTTTGGCCTGGGCGATGATGACCAATAATGTGATCCGTGCAGAAGGCGCTGCCCGCTTTGCCATGATGATTATGATTGTACCTGCGGTGGTAAATATTATTCTCGATCCCATATTTATTGCGGGACTTGACATGGGAATAAGTGGCGCTGCCTGGGCGACCACCATTTCCTATATGGCGAGCGCCTTATTTTCTGTCTGGTATTTCACCCGTGGTCCATCTGAGCTTAAGCTGGCGGTAAAAAATCTTTGGCTGCGGTTTTCTGTGGTAAAAGAAATATTTTCTATTGGTGTGGTAACTCTGGTGAGGCAGGGTACCATCAGCGTACTATCCATTGTGTTGAATAATGCACTTTTCAATTATGGTGGAGAGATGGGCGTATCTGTTTATGGTATTATCAACCGGGTGATGATGTTTGCAAATTTCCCGGTTTTGGGCGTTACGCAGGGATTTCTTCCAATTGCAGGTTATAATTTTGGCGCACAAAAAAGGGAGCGGGTGAAAGAGTTGATTTACAAAGCCATAACTTTTGGAACAGGGCTGGCTTTTGTGATCTTTTTAGGTGTGATGTTTTTTGCCCGCCAAATCGCTTCGCTTTTTACAGTTGACGAACAGTTGATCCTGTTAAGTACGCCAGCTATCATGACTGTATTTTTGGCAACACCTACGCTAACAATTCAACTGATTGGTTCTGCTTACTTTCAGTCTATTGGTAAGGCTGTTCCTGCACTGCTGCTTACCATGTTGAAACAGGGCTTTTTCCTGATTCCTTTAGTGCTGATTCTTCCATTATTTTTTGATT